A single Parabacteroides timonensis DNA region contains:
- a CDS encoding DUF3987 domain-containing protein — protein sequence MSDIYRRYRSAHGSNPYRQSTGEETKKSIKSLKNLTPIPEPGLSDEGSALGPDFEPGDSDFPHFEKSLLTDLPNLLADTLKPAADDTEHDLMLLAALTMTSTALPGVTGLLRKEVCYAPFYTLAIGPSGSGKGCVSQVHKLVKPWQRRVFDNSFRKVEEYKVKKEAWELYKQQQRQSKVKKTPGNPPENPQPVQQMQLHVGGYTTTARLIEQLEANAPYASLLFETELESVNNTMSQDFGGYGYILNQAFHHERVSCASKTNGTFVAETPRLGMFVTGTPGMFSQLVPSTESGLYSRLLIYRIAGGSVYRGLTASDDVFQNAFYFDDLGVRMLEIAEFLEKSPTFVSFTDCQRKRLDRYFEREYYNVRVFGNEDVTSVVLRHRLIIFRIAMVLTALRKGEARVDERHRSITDNDFEIAFHIGTVCLRHSLLVSTTMKHSDTEIRFKVPTALRDLFACMPDRFKTAELLAEAGVRRLSRASVFRMLKKAQEYGLLLSLGAGYYEKTASGKDIATSGKG from the coding sequence GTGTCCGACATTTACCGCCGTTACCGTTCCGCCCACGGTAGCAATCCTTACCGGCAGTCGACAGGGGAGGAGACGAAAAAAAGTATCAAAAGTCTCAAAAATCTCACCCCCATTCCCGAACCGGGACTTTCCGACGAAGGGTCTGCCTTAGGGCCTGATTTTGAACCTGGAGATAGCGATTTTCCGCACTTCGAAAAGAGCCTTTTGACCGACCTTCCGAACCTCCTTGCGGACACATTGAAGCCGGCCGCCGACGATACGGAACACGACCTGATGTTGCTCGCTGCGCTGACCATGACCAGCACCGCACTGCCGGGCGTGACAGGCCTGCTCCGTAAAGAAGTATGTTATGCCCCGTTCTACACCCTTGCGATCGGCCCCTCGGGTAGCGGCAAAGGTTGTGTCAGCCAGGTGCACAAACTGGTGAAGCCCTGGCAGCGGAGAGTGTTCGACAACTCCTTCCGTAAAGTGGAGGAATATAAGGTGAAGAAAGAGGCCTGGGAGCTTTACAAACAGCAGCAACGCCAGTCGAAAGTAAAGAAAACGCCGGGAAATCCACCTGAAAATCCCCAGCCCGTACAGCAGATGCAGCTCCATGTAGGCGGCTATACCACTACGGCACGTTTGATCGAGCAGCTGGAAGCGAACGCTCCCTACGCATCCCTCTTGTTTGAAACCGAACTGGAGTCTGTCAACAACACCATGTCGCAGGACTTTGGTGGCTACGGATATATTCTCAACCAGGCTTTCCACCACGAACGGGTGAGCTGTGCTTCGAAAACCAACGGGACTTTCGTAGCCGAAACCCCGCGTTTGGGAATGTTTGTCACCGGTACGCCCGGCATGTTCTCGCAGCTGGTGCCCTCTACCGAAAGCGGACTTTACAGTCGCCTGCTGATCTACCGGATCGCCGGGGGTAGCGTTTACCGCGGACTGACGGCCTCCGATGATGTTTTTCAGAATGCTTTCTACTTTGACGACCTGGGGGTGAGAATGTTGGAAATAGCCGAATTCCTGGAGAAGTCGCCAACGTTTGTGAGCTTCACCGACTGCCAGCGAAAAAGGCTCGACCGCTACTTCGAACGTGAATATTATAATGTACGCGTATTCGGGAACGAAGATGTCACTTCGGTAGTCTTGCGTCACCGCCTGATAATTTTCCGTATCGCGATGGTGCTGACGGCCTTGCGCAAAGGGGAGGCGCGTGTCGACGAACGCCACCGGAGCATTACCGACAACGACTTCGAAATAGCGTTCCATATCGGAACCGTCTGTCTGCGTCATTCGCTCCTGGTGAGTACGACGATGAAACATAGCGATACCGAGATTCGTTTTAAGGTACCCACAGCCCTGCGCGACCTTTTTGCCTGCATGCCTGACAGGTTTAAAACCGCCGAGCTGTTGGCCGAGGCCGGTGTCCGCCGACTGAGCCGTGCGAGTGTTTTCCGAATGTTGAAAAAGGCGCAGGAGTATGGCTTATTGCTTTCATTAGGAGCGGGTTATTACGAAAAAACGGCGTCGGGTAAGGATATCGCTACTTCGGGAAAGGGGTAG
- a CDS encoding porin: protein MKRTIKTSILSGILLCTTFSGIAQTENKSIDDKYVENDVVSLAGKKGFSFSTKAGDFLFKPYALVQVAGKFNYYDDQGLENLYADNVANSGFEIPNAILGFTGKAFGKVTFNLSINAAQSGGALLQQAWFDVAMKESFRIRVGKFKTPFSHGYLTTLGETLFPSLPTSLNTTVLLPHSLNAVNPTFSTGFDLGIQVHGLVNGKWNYQVGIFNGTGIGVNSATKTTSDDNRWLMSLLYAGRIAYMPKGVMPTTQGDPSNLHDDKMSIALSTSYNVEAEDESSNDFRAGLEFAWIKNRFYFGVEGYWLNMKFTERQKISKAYNFWGAYTQLGYFITNKLQGAVRYDVYDRNGIDEGGLLNLPSVGFNYYFFNSNLKLQVMYQYMGRTGHATQNDRDNDGLGLARHNASAMLQYTF, encoded by the coding sequence ATGAAACGAACTATTAAAACATCTATATTATCCGGAATATTATTATGTACAACTTTTTCCGGCATAGCCCAAACAGAAAATAAATCAATTGATGACAAATACGTTGAAAACGACGTTGTTTCTCTAGCCGGTAAGAAAGGATTTTCTTTTAGCACAAAAGCTGGAGACTTTCTTTTTAAACCGTATGCATTAGTACAAGTAGCTGGTAAATTCAATTATTATGATGATCAAGGGTTAGAAAACCTATATGCTGACAATGTTGCTAATTCCGGATTTGAAATTCCAAACGCAATCCTGGGATTTACAGGAAAAGCATTCGGTAAAGTAACATTTAACCTCTCAATAAATGCTGCACAAAGTGGTGGTGCTTTGTTACAACAAGCGTGGTTTGATGTAGCTATGAAAGAATCGTTCCGAATCCGTGTCGGTAAATTCAAAACACCCTTCAGCCACGGATATTTGACAACATTAGGAGAGACTTTGTTTCCTTCCTTACCTACATCGCTAAATACAACCGTTTTATTGCCACACTCACTAAATGCTGTAAATCCTACATTTTCTACTGGTTTTGATTTAGGTATACAGGTTCACGGTCTTGTAAACGGGAAATGGAATTACCAAGTCGGTATTTTCAACGGAACAGGTATCGGCGTTAACTCTGCGACTAAAACAACAAGCGATGACAATCGCTGGCTTATGTCTTTACTCTATGCCGGTCGTATTGCTTATATGCCAAAAGGAGTTATGCCTACGACACAGGGAGATCCAAGTAACTTACACGATGACAAAATGAGTATTGCATTATCAACCTCTTATAATGTAGAAGCAGAAGATGAAAGTAGTAATGACTTTCGGGCTGGTTTAGAATTTGCATGGATTAAAAACCGCTTCTATTTCGGAGTTGAAGGTTATTGGTTAAATATGAAATTTACTGAACGCCAGAAAATATCCAAAGCATATAATTTCTGGGGAGCTTATACTCAATTAGGTTATTTCATCACTAACAAACTGCAAGGAGCTGTACGCTATGACGTATATGATCGCAACGGCATTGATGAAGGTGGCTTACTCAACCTTCCGTCAGTCGGTTTCAATTATTACTTCTTCAACTCTAATTTGAAACTCCAAGTCATGTATCAATACATGGGTCGTACAGGACATGCAACACAAAATGATCGTGATAATGATGGTTTAGGACTTGCTCGCCATAATGCCTCAGCCATGTTACAGTATACATTCTAA
- a CDS encoding imelysin family protein has protein sequence MKKRNFLAMAMLGLAVTFGFTACSEDNGGEEIIQGVLSDEEMDAAINQYVNGVVLPTYKSMLENVTTFKAAVDKYVASGTQADLEAACTAWRNAREPWEYSEAFLGGPATDLNLDPGMDTWPLDKEGINQIIASGNFGAIEGDEESNQMLRGFHTAEYLIFYDGQARIIGTQQDDVDPTNANVLKYLSTVTSDLLRDTEELYKAWNEGLEGDQDFPTAFGQTLIQHNGGKGYSSPNAVLAFILSEEGGMANIANEVGEAKIGDPINYYKEDQEKGLLSVESWYSWNSIDDYAHNIEGVRNCYFGSLDGKVNENSLSALVKKVDASLDSEVQQKINAAIAAIRNIPAPFRNHLDVTKYPQVTDAQDACAEVVDILKSVRTKLDAN, from the coding sequence ATGAAAAAAAGAAATTTTTTAGCTATGGCCATGTTAGGATTGGCCGTAACATTTGGTTTCACAGCTTGTAGTGAAGACAATGGTGGAGAAGAAATCATTCAAGGTGTTCTTTCAGACGAAGAAATGGATGCAGCTATCAATCAGTATGTAAATGGAGTTGTTCTTCCTACTTATAAATCAATGTTGGAAAATGTAACAACATTTAAGGCTGCTGTTGATAAATATGTAGCTAGTGGTACACAAGCCGATTTGGAAGCTGCTTGTACTGCATGGAGAAACGCACGTGAACCATGGGAATATAGCGAAGCATTCTTAGGAGGTCCAGCCACAGACTTGAATCTAGACCCGGGTATGGATACTTGGCCTTTGGATAAAGAAGGAATCAACCAAATCATTGCTTCCGGTAATTTTGGTGCAATCGAAGGAGATGAAGAAAGCAATCAAATGCTAAGAGGTTTCCATACTGCTGAATATCTCATTTTTTATGATGGACAAGCTCGTATTATCGGAACACAACAAGATGATGTTGACCCTACCAATGCTAATGTTCTTAAATACTTATCTACTGTAACTTCAGATCTGCTTCGTGATACAGAAGAACTTTATAAAGCATGGAATGAAGGCCTAGAAGGCGATCAAGATTTTCCAACAGCTTTCGGACAAACATTGATTCAACATAATGGCGGTAAAGGATATTCTTCTCCGAATGCTGTCTTAGCTTTTATCTTGAGTGAAGAAGGCGGCATGGCAAATATCGCCAATGAAGTCGGCGAGGCTAAAATCGGAGATCCTATAAACTATTATAAAGAAGATCAGGAAAAAGGCTTGCTTTCTGTTGAATCTTGGTATAGCTGGAATTCTATTGATGATTACGCTCATAACATTGAAGGAGTACGTAATTGTTATTTTGGCAGCCTTGATGGAAAAGTCAATGAAAACAGTCTTTCTGCATTAGTAAAAAAAGTGGATGCTTCATTAGATTCTGAAGTACAACAAAAGATTAATGCAGCTATTGCTGCTATCCGTAATATTCCGGCTCCATTCCGTAATCACTTGGATGTAACAAAATATCCGCAAGTAACAGATGCACAGGATGCTTGTGCAGAAGTAGTTGATATTTTAAAATCGGTTCGTACAAAACTCGATGCAAATTAA
- a CDS encoding DUF6383 domain-containing protein, whose protein sequence is MNKKFSTLVAVLLAAGAWTTLDAKVIEVSTPVAGGSYLVGTGINADGSTEYTLLLGADGKAAKADKDAVTAESPVWKLVEADGGKYKLQTADGKIFYAVNGESSAAGGKVLTLSASPIENSLPVLFTIEGDGKLKLANVDEFSNNTDITGQLYLKIEASQCSLDATGVVVDFGVYASNNENALPGFDLNVSDNGEVVLDAFDASKTYNAPVYFQTEDGYLTVASEDGKLVVKTLKAAPTAAQSYNASWIWAKGKLVSVAAVAAKEKATQLAVADIVTRAAGTVDYTLAESGSDFAVKGNAITSTASTNLAGTALYASASVNTTVTPASTIAVTGSQNIVGGSYNLATSVPSGYCVVTLGTNKYLKAGATATVEASISASDIEGYKNFLWSVAKTELNGKVFYSFTSLAKGTDDKPYKWTVSGETSFEANEAYAGQGITLTAGGNMIQIDANTDGSEATAVIGFYESFALVHTQAKLNSILNPGFELTVKYDEDKNKDKTIESVDVLQQKMYPKGASNAATTVELWNNEKLDQGKNAKKLVLDTKGTVGSDVVGEFKWLTQKEIDKAPSQYLSEFQFQYAQGNPDVISKLVVVGKGNVSILFNDNKYYLTTSTATDAKLPYIKLGGSNIYGVKNLLGQYLNFSYADTRANAKDNSEEYKYAGVLAVTNEDGTDPADNAADYVPASTVLLSSPEAQWAVIAADLDNNTFTLQNRESGIKIANVQLREVDGDKFIVTSDNTAFNDDLVTLNKTAAKGQINFDGYMQTTANVLRNENFYLGQYHAIEGNNNAYFVENHTDKASHQIGMTAEKEKAQKWNLRFAMKADNEGEYTEVDTVFIYTTFATLKDGKIVTSGDDALKDTLAILPYAFQNASNREFVDYKTGKGYEFYFCDPENKDNEDQDAARFALKKKPNDTYNFVRIAPAVAGTTPAATQLDDNKVFVANSADKGSLKNMLTYAEDQNSLMVVEKADAPEYHKIAAAWGDTIKLFRDENNSQVLYEKLDAKSVVENDSLSFLNIDNVNQFKVNPAIFADTAYINRVDVDGELNTCYQYLLAVNVDPEKSYYCPYNPTHNTDEWRDANGGPCADAKEHRAVAGRFLINLIDTANVYGVDHIHSNPYINEVEAGESLAKLSFVEGIHADDTLYVTRKGGEVVKIAMDSPEFNVAKFAFRYVDSAEKIFKIQTQWKPYSPETDVDKIEKAATNEGYLKWINGTVVVVNGYERGDVFGIEENYEGDPVANEDITTSSISVIAKEGAVIINGAAGKKVAISNVLGQTIANAVLSSDNAIIAAPAGVVVVAVEGEAAVKAIVK, encoded by the coding sequence ATGAACAAAAAGTTTTCTACGTTAGTGGCTGTCCTTCTGGCAGCCGGTGCTTGGACGACGCTGGATGCTAAGGTGATTGAGGTTTCAACACCAGTAGCTGGTGGTTCTTATTTGGTCGGTACGGGCATTAATGCCGATGGTAGTACTGAGTACACTTTGTTGTTAGGGGCTGATGGAAAAGCAGCCAAAGCTGATAAAGATGCTGTAACTGCAGAATCTCCTGTTTGGAAATTAGTGGAAGCGGACGGAGGTAAGTATAAATTACAGACTGCAGATGGTAAGATTTTTTATGCTGTAAATGGTGAAAGCTCAGCAGCTGGTGGTAAGGTTTTGACTTTGTCAGCCAGTCCTATTGAGAATTCTTTACCTGTTTTGTTTACTATCGAAGGCGATGGTAAGCTAAAGTTGGCAAATGTTGATGAGTTTAGCAACAATACTGATATTACAGGTCAGTTGTACTTAAAGATTGAAGCTTCTCAGTGTTCTCTTGATGCAACAGGTGTTGTTGTCGACTTCGGTGTTTACGCTTCAAACAATGAAAATGCCCTTCCCGGCTTTGATTTGAATGTAAGTGACAACGGTGAAGTTGTTTTGGATGCATTTGATGCGTCTAAAACTTACAATGCTCCTGTTTATTTCCAGACAGAAGATGGTTATCTGACAGTAGCATCTGAAGATGGTAAATTAGTCGTAAAAACATTAAAAGCTGCTCCTACTGCTGCACAATCTTATAATGCATCTTGGATATGGGCAAAAGGAAAGTTGGTTTCTGTTGCTGCTGTTGCTGCAAAAGAAAAAGCGACTCAATTGGCTGTTGCTGATATAGTTACGAGAGCTGCTGGTACTGTGGATTACACATTGGCTGAATCAGGTTCTGACTTTGCTGTAAAAGGTAATGCGATTACTTCTACTGCTTCTACTAACTTAGCTGGAACTGCTCTTTATGCATCAGCAAGTGTAAATACAACTGTTACTCCGGCATCAACTATTGCTGTAACAGGTAGCCAGAATATTGTTGGAGGATCTTATAATCTGGCAACATCAGTTCCTTCCGGCTATTGTGTTGTTACATTGGGTACCAACAAATATTTGAAAGCTGGTGCAACTGCGACTGTTGAAGCAAGTATTTCTGCAAGTGATATTGAAGGTTATAAAAACTTCTTGTGGTCTGTTGCAAAAACAGAACTGAATGGAAAAGTTTTCTATAGCTTCACTAGCTTGGCTAAAGGTACAGATGATAAACCTTATAAATGGACTGTTAGTGGCGAAACTTCATTTGAAGCAAACGAAGCATATGCAGGTCAAGGTATTACTTTGACTGCAGGTGGTAACATGATTCAGATAGATGCAAATACGGATGGTTCTGAAGCTACTGCCGTTATCGGTTTCTACGAATCTTTTGCTTTGGTTCATACACAGGCTAAATTAAATAGCATCCTTAATCCGGGCTTCGAGCTGACTGTTAAGTACGATGAAGACAAAAACAAAGATAAAACGATTGAAAGTGTCGATGTACTGCAGCAAAAAATGTATCCGAAAGGTGCTAGCAACGCTGCAACTACGGTTGAATTGTGGAATAACGAAAAGCTAGACCAAGGTAAAAATGCTAAGAAATTAGTATTGGATACTAAAGGAACTGTAGGTAGTGATGTTGTCGGTGAATTCAAGTGGTTGACTCAGAAAGAAATCGATAAGGCACCAAGTCAGTACTTGTCTGAATTCCAGTTCCAGTATGCTCAAGGTAATCCTGATGTTATCTCTAAATTAGTTGTAGTAGGAAAAGGAAATGTTTCTATCTTGTTCAATGATAACAAATATTATCTGACAACTTCTACCGCTACTGATGCTAAGTTGCCGTATATCAAACTAGGCGGTAGCAATATCTATGGAGTTAAGAACTTGTTAGGACAGTATTTGAATTTCTCTTATGCTGATACAAGAGCAAATGCAAAAGACAATAGCGAAGAGTATAAGTATGCAGGCGTTTTGGCTGTAACTAATGAGGATGGAACAGATCCGGCAGATAATGCTGCGGATTATGTACCTGCAAGTACAGTATTATTGTCTTCTCCGGAAGCACAGTGGGCTGTAATCGCTGCTGATTTGGATAATAATACCTTCACATTACAGAACCGTGAAAGCGGCATTAAGATTGCAAATGTGCAATTGCGTGAAGTAGATGGCGATAAGTTTATTGTTACATCTGATAATACGGCATTCAATGATGACCTTGTAACTTTGAACAAAACAGCTGCAAAAGGTCAGATCAACTTCGACGGTTACATGCAGACAACTGCAAATGTATTGAGAAATGAAAACTTCTATCTGGGTCAGTATCATGCTATCGAAGGAAATAACAATGCTTACTTCGTTGAAAACCATACTGACAAAGCAAGCCATCAGATCGGTATGACTGCAGAAAAGGAAAAAGCTCAGAAATGGAACCTGCGTTTTGCAATGAAAGCGGATAATGAGGGTGAATATACAGAAGTTGATACTGTATTTATTTACACGACATTTGCAACATTGAAAGATGGTAAGATCGTAACTTCAGGTGATGATGCATTGAAAGATACATTGGCTATCCTTCCGTATGCATTCCAGAATGCTTCTAACCGTGAATTTGTTGATTACAAAACAGGTAAAGGCTATGAATTCTATTTCTGTGATCCTGAAAACAAGGATAACGAAGATCAGGATGCTGCTCGTTTCGCTCTGAAGAAGAAACCGAATGACACTTATAACTTCGTAAGAATTGCTCCGGCAGTAGCAGGAACAACTCCTGCCGCAACTCAATTGGATGATAACAAAGTATTTGTTGCCAACAGTGCAGACAAGGGTTCTTTGAAGAATATGCTGACCTATGCTGAAGATCAGAACTCTCTGATGGTCGTTGAAAAAGCTGATGCTCCTGAATATCATAAAATTGCTGCTGCATGGGGAGATACAATCAAGCTGTTCCGTGACGAAAACAATTCACAGGTATTGTATGAAAAACTGGATGCAAAGTCAGTTGTCGAAAATGATTCTTTGAGCTTCCTAAACATTGATAATGTAAATCAGTTCAAGGTAAATCCGGCTATTTTTGCAGATACTGCTTATATCAACCGTGTAGATGTTGACGGTGAACTGAACACTTGCTACCAGTATTTACTGGCTGTAAATGTAGATCCTGAAAAGTCTTACTATTGCCCGTATAACCCGACTCACAACACAGACGAGTGGAGAGATGCTAATGGTGGTCCTTGTGCGGATGCAAAAGAACACAGAGCAGTTGCTGGCCGATTCCTGATCAATCTGATCGATACTGCAAATGTTTATGGTGTAGACCATATCCATAGTAATCCATATATTAATGAAGTTGAAGCAGGTGAAAGCCTTGCCAAACTCTCATTTGTAGAAGGTATTCATGCAGACGATACATTGTATGTAACTCGTAAGGGTGGTGAAGTTGTGAAGATTGCTATGGATTCTCCTGAGTTCAACGTAGCTAAGTTCGCTTTCCGTTATGTGGATAGTGCAGAAAAGATATTCAAAATTCAGACTCAGTGGAAGCCGTATTCTCCGGAAACTGATGTTGACAAAATTGAAAAGGCTGCAACTAACGAAGGTTACCTGAAATGGATCAATGGTACAGTAGTAGTGGTGAATGGTTACGAAAGAGGTGATGTATTTGGTATCGAAGAAAACTACGAAGGTGATCCTGTAGCTAACGAAGATATCACAACTTCTTCAATCAGTGTAATCGCTAAAGAAGGTGCCGTAATTATCAACGGTGCAGCAGGTAAGAAAGTTGCTATCAGTAACGTTCTTGGTCAGACAATTGCTAACGCAGTTCTTTCTTCTGACAACGCTATCATCGCTGCTCCTGCAGGTGTAGTTGTTGTAGCTGTAGAAGGCGAAGCAGCTGTAAAGGCAATCGTAAAATAA
- a CDS encoding di-heme oxidoredictase family protein, translated as MRQNILSVLLITGLVCTACEDGLDDTQIRKPNGTLAKQEELSAGYSTIFSTGPDAYDMSAEWVSGELNSRFNQGNNLYDNSRGADETGGLGGLGPVYAGYSCASCHKGAGRTKPSLFTDGGSGSYGFSSMLIYITRKGGGFFPDYGRVLHDQAIYGVKPEGKLKVTYTEKEYSFPDGEKYSLITPHYTITDWYADSIPMSDLRVTVRQPLRHVGLGQMMALDLDELQKLAAQSNYPEYGISGRLNWITERGVKQIGVSGNKAQHADLTVELGFSSDLGVTNDRYPEEVSHGQSQMMGFANYGIQVSTRDMENVDLYMQALGVPARRNVTNETVKKGEELFYKAQCHLCHTVTLHTRPRGTVLLNGTQLPWLGSQVIHPYSDFLLHDMGPGLDDDYPSGLAMGCEWRTTPLWGIGLQEIVNGHTYFLHDGRARNLTEAIMWHDGEGAASRILFSRMTKDERNALITFIQSL; from the coding sequence ATGAGGCAAAATATTTTATCCGTTTTATTGATTACCGGACTCGTGTGTACAGCATGTGAAGATGGTCTGGATGATACGCAAATCAGGAAACCTAACGGAACTCTCGCCAAGCAGGAAGAATTGTCAGCAGGTTATTCCACTATTTTCTCTACAGGACCGGATGCTTATGATATGTCAGCCGAATGGGTTTCAGGAGAACTGAATAGCCGTTTTAACCAAGGGAATAACCTTTACGACAACTCCAGAGGGGCAGATGAAACAGGAGGATTAGGAGGACTAGGTCCCGTTTATGCAGGATACTCATGTGCTAGTTGCCATAAAGGAGCAGGTCGTACAAAACCGAGTTTATTTACAGACGGAGGATCCGGAAGTTACGGTTTTTCATCTATGCTTATTTATATCACACGAAAAGGTGGTGGATTTTTCCCTGATTACGGACGTGTTTTACACGATCAGGCTATTTATGGAGTAAAGCCAGAGGGTAAATTAAAGGTGACTTATACAGAAAAAGAATATTCATTTCCAGATGGAGAAAAATACAGTCTGATTACTCCACATTATACCATCACGGATTGGTATGCAGACAGTATCCCCATGTCTGACTTACGCGTAACAGTTCGCCAACCGCTTCGCCACGTAGGATTAGGTCAAATGATGGCTCTGGATTTAGACGAACTACAAAAATTAGCTGCACAAAGCAATTATCCGGAATATGGGATCAGTGGACGTTTAAACTGGATTACAGAACGCGGGGTAAAACAAATCGGAGTTTCAGGTAACAAGGCACAACATGCCGACTTGACTGTCGAATTAGGCTTTTCATCCGATTTAGGAGTAACTAACGACCGTTATCCGGAGGAAGTCAGCCACGGTCAAAGCCAAATGATGGGTTTTGCCAACTATGGCATTCAGGTTTCCACACGTGATATGGAGAACGTAGACTTATACATGCAAGCATTGGGAGTTCCAGCACGCAGAAACGTGACAAACGAAACGGTGAAAAAGGGAGAAGAATTGTTTTACAAAGCCCAATGTCACCTTTGCCATACAGTGACTTTACACACGCGACCACGAGGCACTGTACTTTTGAATGGGACTCAGCTACCTTGGCTAGGAAGCCAAGTGATCCATCCTTATTCAGATTTCTTACTACATGATATGGGACCAGGGCTGGATGACGACTATCCCAGTGGTCTAGCAATGGGATGCGAATGGAGAACTACTCCTTTATGGGGAATCGGCTTACAAGAAATAGTTAACGGCCATACGTACTTTTTACATGATGGTCGTGCTCGTAACCTAACAGAAGCTATTATGTGGCATGATGGAGAAGGCGCAGCTTCACGCATTCTATTTTCACGCATGACAAAAGATGAAAGAAATGCTTTAATTACATTTATACAATCACTATAA
- a CDS encoding DUF4248 domain-containing protein — translation MEDKKTELSPWRRAYGITEFAQLYFPGQTPVIAYKRMWEWIRTSRGLKAKLEAAGWVKFQKLYTPKQVGVLIEHLGEP, via the coding sequence ATGGAAGATAAAAAAACGGAACTGTCTCCCTGGAGGAGAGCGTATGGGATAACGGAATTCGCCCAGTTGTATTTTCCCGGCCAGACACCGGTGATTGCCTATAAACGTATGTGGGAATGGATACGTACTTCGCGCGGACTGAAGGCCAAACTGGAAGCCGCCGGGTGGGTGAAGTTCCAGAAACTCTACACGCCGAAGCAAGTCGGCGTATTGATCGAACATTTGGGAGAACCCTGA
- a CDS encoding helix-turn-helix domain-containing protein, giving the protein MERKFENITHIDTLELYNEAVTYVDVLINEATANGALVEPDADNEYTREIGRVGGMCADYEALYYKSPSLKFKSPLIVSIEKELKKRSLKQRQAAAYLDVKESTFSQIMTGKRPISMRMAKRLYERLNIDPVLIMKFA; this is encoded by the coding sequence ATGGAAAGAAAATTTGAAAATATTACTCACATAGATACGCTTGAATTGTATAATGAAGCTGTGACCTATGTAGATGTGCTTATCAATGAAGCAACAGCAAATGGAGCTTTGGTGGAACCTGATGCAGACAACGAATACACACGTGAAATAGGACGTGTCGGCGGTATGTGTGCTGATTATGAAGCTCTGTATTATAAATCCCCAAGTTTAAAATTCAAGTCGCCTCTTATTGTATCAATAGAAAAAGAGTTGAAGAAGCGTTCTTTAAAACAACGCCAGGCAGCTGCTTATTTAGATGTAAAAGAATCTACTTTCAGTCAGATAATGACTGGGAAACGTCCTATTTCTATGCGAATGGCAAAACGTTTGTATGAGAGATTGAATATTGACCCGGTATTGATAATGAAGTTTGCCTAG